In Tessaracoccus sp. MC1865, the DNA window TCCTGGCGCTCAACCGAGAGGCGCTCGTCCGCGCCAGGCGCGCGGTGGGCGAAGGAGAGTGGGACGCCGACGACGAGTCGTTCCGCACGCTGCGTCGACAGACGGGCCGGAGCACGATGCGGCTCGCGATGGCGGAAGCGCCGCCCGTCGGCCCCGAGTTGCCACCGACGCCGAGCCAGGGATACGACCTGAGCTCCGCCGTCGCGGGGCAGGAGCAGTACTTCGGAACGGCGCAGTGGATCGAGCGCGTGGTCATCAGGAACTTCCGGCCCATCCGCGACCTGGACCTCGACTTCTCCAGGTCCACCAGCGGCCGGGGGCCCTGGACGGTGCTGCTCGGCGAGAACGGTTCCGGGAAGAGTTCGGTGCTCCACGCCCTCGCTCTCACGCTGATGGGCGGCGACCAGCGACGCGCCCTGAGCATCGACGCCCGAGCGTACCTGCGGCACGGGGCGCGCAAGGGCTTGGTGCAGGTCTACCTCTCCGGCCGCACCGAACCGCTCGAACTCGCCTGGGCGAAAGGTGACACGGAGTTCACCGGCCCCGAACCCGTCCCCGCCCTGCTGTTGGGGTACGGCGCCACGAGGCTCCTGCCGCGGGGAACGCCACAGGGCCCGGACAACCGGGTGGTGCGGGTCGACAACCTCTTCGACCCACTGCTCCCCCTCACGGACCCCACGGCCTGGCTCCTGACGCTCGACGACGCGACGTTCGGTGATGTCTCCCGTGGCATCCACGGAATGCTCGCGCTGGACCCCTCCTCCGGCCTGGAGCGTCGGCGTGGGCGGGTCATCCTGCGGCAGGGTAGTTCGATCTCCGACCTCGCCTCCCTCAGCGACGGCTACCAGTCCATGGTGGTGATGGCCTGCGACATCCTCCGCAGCGTCCTGCGGCTGTGGAGCCACGCCTCGCTGGCAGAGGGCATCGTCCTGCTCGACGAGATCGGCGCGCACCTGCACCCCCGCTGGCGACTGCGCATCGTCGGCGCCCTCCGTGACCTGCTGCCGCGCGTGCAGTTCGTCGTGACCACGCACGACCCCCTCTGCCTCCGCGGCATCGTCGACGGGGAGGTGGTCGTGGTGCGGCGCAACAACGACGGCGACGTCATCACACTGACCGACCTGCCGCCGGTGACCGGCATGAGCATCGAACAGTTGCTCACCTCGGAACACTTCGGCCTTGGCAGCACCGACGACCCCGAGGTCGCGGAACTGTGGGAGCAGTATTACAGGCTGAAGGCCCTGACGAAGCCCACCGACGAGGAGGCGGCGCGGCTCGAGCGCGTCCGCTCCCGGCTCGACACCCTGGAGCAGCTGGGCACCACCGAGCGTGAACGGCTGCTCCTGGCCTCGGCGGACGACTACATCGCCTCCCGCCGCCAGAGCGGCGACGCGGAGGCACCCACCACGGCTGAGGTCACCGCCCGCATGACGGCGCTCTGGGATGAACACCTCCCCCGGAGTTGGCGATGAGGCGGGTCAAACGTCCGAAGCCGCCCAAGAGTTCGTCGAGCGTGGAGACGCTCCGGGAGCGCGAGCAGGTCCTGGAGTATTACCAGCGGTGGGACGGCAGGACGCCCTACGCGACCACCGGGTTCCGCGCCTACAAGGCCGACGACATCAGGCCCACGCTGACCGAAGCGTTCTTCGGGAAGTGCGCCTACTGCGAGACCTACTACGCCTCCAGCCAGCAGATGGCCATCGAGCACTACCGGCCCAAGGGGGCCGTCACCATCAACGGCACCCTGGTGCCGCCCGGCTACTACTGGCTCGCCAGCGAATGGACCAACCTGCTGCCGTCGTGCACCGACTGCAACAGCGGCCGCAGGCAGGAACTCCCCGGTGCCGAAACGCGCACCGTGGGGAAGGCCAACGCGTTCCCGCTCGCGTCGGAGACCACCCGTGCCACCGCCCCCGGCGAGGAGCGCCGCGAGAAGCGGCTGGTACTGCACCCCTACCTCGACTTTCCGGAGAGGCACCTGACGTTCACCTGGGGCACCGGCACCGTCGAGGACGGCTGGGTCGGGCCACGGCGGGGAAGCAGGAAGGGCGCCGCGACCATCGAGGTCTGCGCCCTGCAGCGTCGCGGCCTCCGTCGTGCCCGGCGCGAGCGGCTGGACCTGCTCCAGGCGCATCTGCGCAGCGCACTGGACGCCCAGCGAAACGTCCAACGCCACCCAGACGACGAGGCCCTCGTGGAACAGTTGCGCCGACGGATCAGCGACATCAGGCAGTTC includes these proteins:
- a CDS encoding AAA family ATPase produces the protein MLQRPEEPRVLAAVRQELAGTHDAVVAQQAGGAPPLHEVLRDPEVLATLLEMTRGTCAYCERPVEAHGSDAATTTQHRPAWGAVGLDGSADLAAYGWLAYSWENLFPACPDCIRTRGTRFPVVGARARTPEELVDEDALLLDPLLDDPVMHLRHAPDGTVQPLTERGRVSIDLLALNREALVRARRAVGEGEWDADDESFRTLRRQTGRSTMRLAMAEAPPVGPELPPTPSQGYDLSSAVAGQEQYFGTAQWIERVVIRNFRPIRDLDLDFSRSTSGRGPWTVLLGENGSGKSSVLHALALTLMGGDQRRALSIDARAYLRHGARKGLVQVYLSGRTEPLELAWAKGDTEFTGPEPVPALLLGYGATRLLPRGTPQGPDNRVVRVDNLFDPLLPLTDPTAWLLTLDDATFGDVSRGIHGMLALDPSSGLERRRGRVILRQGSSISDLASLSDGYQSMVVMACDILRSVLRLWSHASLAEGIVLLDEIGAHLHPRWRLRIVGALRDLLPRVQFVVTTHDPLCLRGIVDGEVVVVRRNNDGDVITLTDLPPVTGMSIEQLLTSEHFGLGSTDDPEVAELWEQYYRLKALTKPTDEEAARLERVRSRLDTLEQLGTTERERLLLASADDYIASRRQSGDAEAPTTAEVTARMTALWDEHLPRSWR